One window from the genome of Serinibacter salmoneus encodes:
- a CDS encoding globin, which translates to MSTAGPFPRPTPEFYEQVGGEATFTALTERFYEGVRTDDLLAPMYPAEDFEGAQWRLRTFLEQYWGGPTTYSEQRGHPRLRMRHAPFAVTPAARDRWLLHMRTALLSLELAPLAEATLWDYLERAAHAMVNSHGRSVDQDPALPPHPSASLPLTTRQEDS; encoded by the coding sequence GTGAGCACCGCAGGCCCGTTCCCTCGCCCGACCCCCGAGTTCTACGAGCAGGTCGGCGGTGAGGCGACCTTCACGGCACTGACGGAGCGCTTCTACGAGGGTGTGCGCACGGACGACCTGCTGGCGCCGATGTACCCCGCCGAGGACTTCGAGGGTGCCCAGTGGCGCCTGCGGACCTTCCTGGAGCAGTACTGGGGCGGGCCCACCACCTACTCCGAGCAGCGGGGGCACCCCCGGCTGCGGATGCGTCACGCACCCTTCGCCGTCACCCCCGCCGCGCGGGACCGATGGCTGCTGCACATGCGCACCGCCCTGCTCTCCCTCGAGCTCGCCCCACTCGCCGAGGCGACGCTGTGGGACTACCTCGAGCGGGCAGCCCATGCCATGGTCAACAGCCACGGGCGCTCGGTCGACCAGGACCCGGCACTCCCTCCCCACCCCTCCGCCTCACTCCCCCTCACGACCCGACAGGAGGACTCGTGA
- a CDS encoding acyl-CoA thioesterase, giving the protein MTARPARPTRTGEDVFASILDVIDVEEIAPDTYTAGSLPHFNRRIYGGQVLAQSIVAASRTVPAGRFAHSVHGYFLRPGNLDVPITLAVEELRDGRSFSARRTHALQDGVPILSLIVSFQEEQPGLEHIQEAPPQVPPPEGLASSTDLFPALRMPAEYAAPGGAFDVRHVEPALYTAPDPQRRDNQAMWLRATGALPSHADRNLKAALLAYACDQALLEPVLRAHGLSWSSPDLSVASIDHAMWWHREVDVTQWLLFVQDSPAAIGARGLGTARVYTRDGTLVASIAQEGLVRTPPRS; this is encoded by the coding sequence GTGACAGCCCGACCCGCACGACCCACCCGGACCGGAGAGGACGTGTTCGCCTCGATCCTCGATGTGATCGACGTCGAGGAGATCGCACCCGACACCTACACCGCCGGTTCGCTCCCGCACTTCAACCGCCGCATCTACGGCGGTCAGGTGCTCGCGCAGTCGATCGTCGCCGCCTCGCGCACCGTGCCGGCCGGCCGCTTCGCGCACTCGGTGCACGGCTACTTCCTGCGCCCGGGCAATCTGGATGTACCGATCACCCTGGCGGTCGAGGAACTGCGCGATGGTCGCTCCTTCTCCGCCCGCCGCACCCATGCGCTGCAGGACGGCGTGCCGATCCTCTCCCTCATCGTCTCCTTCCAGGAGGAACAGCCAGGGTTGGAGCACATCCAGGAGGCTCCTCCGCAGGTGCCGCCGCCCGAGGGTCTCGCCTCCAGCACGGACCTCTTCCCGGCGTTGCGGATGCCGGCGGAGTACGCCGCCCCCGGGGGCGCATTCGATGTGCGACACGTGGAACCCGCCCTGTACACCGCACCCGACCCGCAGCGGCGCGACAACCAGGCGATGTGGTTGCGCGCCACCGGCGCGCTGCCCTCCCACGCCGACCGCAACCTCAAGGCCGCGCTGCTCGCCTATGCCTGCGACCAGGCTCTCCTGGAGCCGGTGCTGCGCGCGCACGGATTGTCCTGGAGCAGCCCGGACCTGTCGGTGGCGAGCATCGACCACGCGATGTGGTGGCACCGGGAGGTGGACGTCACACAGTGGCTGCTGTTCGTGCAGGACTCCCCCGCCGCCATCGGGGCCCGGGGTCTCGGCACGGCCCGGGTCTACACCCGGGACGGCACGCTGGTGGCGAGCATCGCTCAGGAGGGCCTGGTCCGCACGCCCCCGAGGTCGTGA
- a CDS encoding Hsp70 family protein: MHLGIDLGTTRTVVARVDRGNYPVLAFLDTVGDPHEFMPSVAADRDGDLVFGFDALAAAEEGAPLLRSFKRLMGDAEASPTSRVSIGEREHLLLDVVTGFLHALREAIDDSPAIGAPSRAGRPHQVVVSVPAHAPTVQRFLTLEAFRGAGFEVLALMNEPSAAGFEYTHRRPRTLSSKRTRILVYDLGGGTFDASLVSAEASRHEVLGSVGVNRLGGDDVDVLLAQTALRSAGEPNLTRAQWRRLLAECRDAKERLTPQSRRLVVDLDGDPVLIEVDEVYRHVTPLIEQSVTAMEPLVGRLEADEVAESLAEVAGVYLVGGASGLPLVPRVLRQRFGRRVFRSPYPAAATAIGLAIAADPESDFTMRDRLSRSFGVFREQSAGSALGFDEILSPDASLPSTGDAVLTRRYRAAHNVGWFRYVEYPGRDILGEPSGELTPFAEVLFPFDPALREVEDLTAVPIRRTGDGPEVEERYAIDSDGLVHVTITVLEDGYSRSFGLR, from the coding sequence ATGCACCTGGGAATCGACCTCGGCACGACCCGCACCGTGGTGGCGCGGGTGGATCGCGGGAACTACCCCGTGCTGGCCTTCCTGGACACGGTCGGCGACCCCCACGAGTTCATGCCCTCGGTGGCGGCCGATCGTGACGGCGACCTCGTCTTCGGGTTCGACGCCCTCGCCGCGGCCGAGGAGGGAGCGCCACTGCTGCGCTCGTTCAAGCGGCTGATGGGGGACGCCGAGGCCTCCCCGACCTCGAGGGTGTCGATCGGTGAACGCGAGCACCTCCTGCTCGACGTCGTGACGGGGTTCCTGCATGCCCTGCGGGAGGCGATCGACGACTCCCCGGCCATCGGCGCACCGTCGCGGGCGGGTCGGCCGCATCAGGTGGTGGTGTCCGTTCCGGCGCACGCGCCCACCGTGCAACGGTTCCTCACGTTGGAGGCCTTCCGGGGCGCGGGGTTCGAGGTCCTCGCCCTGATGAACGAGCCCTCCGCGGCCGGCTTCGAGTACACCCACCGCAGGCCACGCACGCTGTCCTCCAAACGCACCCGCATCCTCGTGTACGACCTCGGCGGCGGCACCTTCGATGCCTCCCTCGTGAGCGCCGAGGCGAGCCGGCACGAGGTGCTCGGATCGGTGGGGGTCAACCGGTTGGGGGGTGATGACGTCGACGTGCTGCTCGCACAGACGGCGCTGCGCTCGGCCGGCGAGCCGAACCTCACCCGCGCGCAGTGGCGACGGCTCCTCGCGGAGTGCCGGGACGCGAAGGAACGACTGACCCCGCAGTCACGGCGCCTGGTGGTGGACCTGGACGGCGATCCCGTGCTCATCGAGGTCGACGAGGTGTACCGCCACGTCACACCCCTCATCGAGCAGTCCGTCACCGCGATGGAGCCCCTGGTGGGGCGCCTGGAGGCGGACGAGGTCGCGGAGTCGCTGGCCGAGGTCGCCGGCGTCTATCTCGTGGGAGGGGCCAGCGGCCTACCGCTCGTGCCGCGGGTGCTGCGTCAGCGCTTCGGCCGCCGTGTGTTCCGGTCGCCCTACCCCGCGGCCGCCACGGCGATCGGCCTGGCGATCGCCGCCGACCCGGAGTCGGACTTCACGATGCGCGATCGCCTCTCGCGCAGTTTCGGGGTCTTCCGTGAGCAATCGGCGGGATCGGCGCTGGGATTCGACGAGATCCTCTCACCGGACGCGTCCTTGCCCAGCACCGGGGACGCCGTGCTCACCCGCCGCTACCGCGCGGCACACAACGTGGGCTGGTTCCGCTATGTCGAGTACCCCGGGCGGGACATCCTGGGGGAGCCGAGTGGCGAACTCACCCCGTTCGCCGAGGTGCTCTTCCCCTTCGATCCCGCGCTGCGCGAGGTCGAGGACCTCACCGCTGTCCCGATCCGACGCACGGGTGACGGGCCCGAGGTGGAGGAGCGGTACGCGATCGACAGCGATGGACTGGTGCACGTCACGATCACCGTGCTGGAGGACGGATACAGCCGCAGCTTCGGTCTGCGCTGA
- a CDS encoding acyl-CoA thioesterase produces MRLRIPVEVRWADLDAYGHVNNAAAFTLLEEARIRAFWADSGASEAWPTAILAMGTGTATQTLVARQEIEYHRPIPFARTGLLVQLWIGHMGGSSLEVCYSVHEADADAARIGDALDTPTYAVAATTLVMVTTATGAPTRITRAQREAWEPFVEPPARFRHRR; encoded by the coding sequence ATGCGACTGCGAATCCCCGTGGAGGTGCGCTGGGCCGATCTGGACGCCTACGGCCACGTGAACAACGCCGCGGCCTTCACCCTGCTGGAGGAGGCGCGGATCCGGGCGTTCTGGGCCGATTCCGGCGCCTCCGAGGCGTGGCCGACGGCGATACTCGCCATGGGTACGGGCACGGCCACCCAGACCCTGGTCGCGCGTCAGGAGATCGAGTACCACCGTCCGATCCCGTTCGCGCGGACCGGGCTGCTGGTCCAACTGTGGATCGGGCACATGGGCGGGTCCTCGCTGGAGGTGTGCTACTCGGTGCACGAGGCCGATGCCGATGCCGCACGCATCGGGGACGCCCTGGACACCCCCACATACGCCGTCGCCGCGACCACGCTGGTGATGGTCACGACCGCCACCGGTGCCCCCACCCGGATCACGCGCGCCCAGCGCGAGGCGTGGGAGCCCTTCGTCGAGCCGCCGGCTCGGTTCCGGCACCGACGCTAG
- a CDS encoding GTPase family protein, whose protein sequence is MRRRKVPLAERVDALAQAVDLARGRLRPEVVQHAATALERVRERAALSAEHTVVAVAGATGVGKSSVFNALAGSDLARTGTMRPTTSHAMALVSEVADLSAGSTALLEWLGVPDRHERPVTAASPDGLILLDLPDHDSVVAEHRERADHITDRADLLVWVTSPQKYADDVLHTRYLKPLAGSDTRVVVLLNQSDRLSPDQARECREDLERLVRADGVDARVLTGSALDGDGMDSLAQDVARAVRSRETARLRATGEVATAARSLLGELPSLVEGAAAAQHAREHLVEVLEEAAGIPRVVDAVGAATVRDAARATGWPPTRWIQRFRSDPLRTLGLRGGSGGESGGARTEADPATDVPRRTSLPPATPQSRAKVTSATRAYVHAAASALPPAWGDAVSARVVSGAADLADSLDQEIARGVSVQRPAWWRWVGTVQWVLMLTLLAGLAWLLALAVIDFLQLPQWPVPVLSLGEVRWPWPSLLAIGGAVLGIALAALARLAARRSAARRMRQVRARLRRAVERHASDRVLAVVDGELAASEALRTAAVRAGA, encoded by the coding sequence ATGAGACGACGAAAGGTACCCCTGGCGGAGCGCGTCGACGCGTTGGCCCAGGCCGTGGACCTCGCGCGCGGCCGATTGCGCCCCGAGGTGGTCCAACACGCGGCGACGGCGCTCGAGCGGGTACGCGAGCGCGCGGCGCTGTCGGCAGAGCACACCGTGGTGGCCGTCGCAGGCGCTACCGGGGTCGGGAAGTCGTCCGTGTTCAACGCTCTCGCCGGGAGCGACCTCGCGCGGACCGGCACGATGCGGCCCACCACCTCCCACGCGATGGCGCTGGTCAGCGAGGTCGCCGACCTGTCCGCGGGGTCCACAGCCCTGTTGGAGTGGCTCGGCGTGCCCGACCGGCACGAGCGCCCGGTCACAGCAGCCAGCCCGGACGGACTGATCCTCCTGGATCTCCCGGATCACGATTCGGTGGTCGCCGAGCATCGCGAGCGTGCCGACCACATCACCGACCGCGCGGACCTGCTCGTGTGGGTGACGAGCCCGCAGAAGTACGCCGACGACGTGCTGCACACGCGCTACCTGAAGCCGTTGGCGGGTTCGGACACCCGGGTGGTGGTCCTCCTGAACCAGAGCGACCGATTGAGTCCGGACCAGGCTCGTGAATGCCGCGAGGACCTCGAGCGCCTGGTGCGTGCGGACGGCGTGGACGCGCGCGTGCTGACCGGGTCGGCGCTGGACGGCGACGGCATGGACTCACTGGCCCAGGACGTGGCGAGGGCGGTGCGCTCCCGGGAGACGGCCCGGCTACGCGCCACGGGCGAGGTCGCCACTGCGGCACGATCGCTGCTCGGGGAACTCCCGAGCCTGGTCGAGGGAGCCGCGGCGGCACAGCACGCCCGCGAGCACCTGGTGGAGGTCCTCGAGGAAGCTGCCGGCATCCCCCGTGTCGTGGATGCGGTGGGGGCTGCGACGGTGAGGGATGCCGCGCGCGCCACCGGGTGGCCGCCCACCCGGTGGATCCAGCGATTCCGGTCCGACCCGCTGCGTACGCTCGGGTTGCGCGGGGGGAGCGGGGGCGAGTCCGGCGGCGCGCGGACCGAGGCCGACCCGGCCACGGATGTGCCGCGCCGTACCTCCCTTCCTCCGGCCACGCCGCAGTCGCGGGCCAAGGTGACCAGCGCGACCCGGGCGTATGTGCACGCCGCGGCCTCCGCGCTCCCGCCGGCCTGGGGCGATGCCGTCAGCGCACGCGTCGTCTCGGGTGCCGCCGACCTCGCGGACTCCCTCGACCAGGAGATTGCACGCGGGGTCAGTGTGCAGCGGCCCGCGTGGTGGCGCTGGGTGGGCACGGTGCAGTGGGTGCTGATGCTGACCCTGCTGGCGGGCCTCGCCTGGCTCCTGGCACTGGCCGTCATCGACTTCCTGCAGCTCCCGCAGTGGCCCGTGCCGGTGCTGAGCCTCGGGGAGGTGCGTTGGCCATGGCCGAGCCTGTTGGCGATCGGCGGCGCAGTCCTGGGCATCGCGTTGGCCGCGCTCGCCCGGCTCGCCGCGCGGCGATCGGCGGCCCGGCGGATGCGGCAGGTACGCGCCAGGCTGCGGCGCGCGGTCGAGCGCCATGCCTCCGACCGGGTGCTCGCGGTGGTCGACGGCGAACTCGCGGCGAGCGAGGCGCTGCGCACGGCCGCCGTCCGCGCCGGTGCCTGA
- a CDS encoding dynamin family protein, whose amino-acid sequence MQGEPTARAPIARAALLAALENLSDELSTLPLPLRARQVEARRRERAELLAQLEDYLLPRLRAEGAPLLVVVGGSTGAGKSTLVNSLLGAPLTTPGVLRPTTRSPVLVHNPQDADWFGHERLLPHLVRSHARAVAGDDATAQELPHPPTGAAPDAAAHRSLRLAPSRRIPRGLALLDAPDIDSVEQANRELAQQLMAAADLWLFVTTPARYADAVPWSLLHAASQRRTQVAIVLDRLDAATRDVPEDLRGHMVRAGLEHARLFEIPETGLDDEGLLPEAAVAQLAGWLSDVAADGVERESIAHATRDGALDAVVAGVRALAEAAQDQARAEERLLVTVELAYGTAAETVIAATKDGGLLRGEVLARWQDVVGTSDMMRAIERGVGRTRDRVTAFLRGGSASAHQAEVAIAHGLAAVALDAVEGAREAVRTGWRVDPAGADLLDAIEHGTSLTPAGSAELRERIEREIREWQGEVLDLVREQGSSRRGLARALSFGVNGLGVALMLLVFAGTGGLTGAEVGIAGGTAVLAQKVLEAAFGDDAVRRLTATAQASLDRRLVGLIAADADAVEAIVRREQVDADAPERLRLVAAEIASALQGDRRESAAARVDAGSEPRPAESGEVTRLRGAGARGAVAPPAPAMPGRAASDPAPRRGWFARLFGRGGRG is encoded by the coding sequence GTGCAGGGAGAGCCGACGGCGAGGGCGCCGATCGCACGGGCAGCGCTGCTCGCAGCGCTGGAGAACCTGAGTGACGAACTCTCCACGCTGCCACTGCCGTTGCGCGCGCGCCAGGTGGAAGCACGGCGCCGGGAGCGTGCCGAATTGCTCGCGCAACTCGAGGACTACCTGCTTCCCCGACTGCGCGCCGAGGGTGCACCCCTGCTGGTCGTGGTGGGTGGCTCGACGGGCGCCGGGAAGTCGACTCTCGTCAACAGCCTCCTGGGGGCACCGCTGACGACCCCAGGCGTGCTTCGCCCCACCACGCGCTCACCGGTGCTGGTACACAACCCCCAGGACGCCGACTGGTTCGGCCACGAGCGCCTGCTGCCGCACCTCGTGCGGTCCCACGCCCGCGCCGTCGCGGGCGACGACGCCACCGCCCAGGAGTTGCCGCACCCCCCGACAGGTGCGGCGCCCGACGCCGCGGCGCACCGGTCGCTGCGACTGGCACCGTCCCGGCGGATCCCGCGAGGACTGGCCCTGCTGGACGCCCCGGACATCGACTCCGTGGAGCAGGCGAACCGGGAACTCGCGCAGCAGTTGATGGCCGCCGCCGACCTGTGGTTGTTCGTCACCACACCGGCGCGGTATGCCGACGCGGTCCCCTGGTCGTTGCTTCACGCCGCCTCCCAGCGGCGCACCCAGGTGGCCATCGTCCTCGACCGCCTGGATGCCGCCACACGTGATGTCCCCGAGGACCTGCGCGGTCACATGGTCCGTGCGGGTCTGGAGCACGCTCGACTGTTCGAGATCCCCGAGACGGGGCTGGACGACGAGGGCCTGTTGCCGGAGGCAGCCGTGGCCCAGCTCGCGGGGTGGTTGTCCGACGTCGCCGCAGACGGGGTCGAGCGTGAGAGCATCGCCCACGCCACACGCGATGGTGCATTGGACGCCGTGGTCGCGGGGGTACGCGCGCTCGCGGAGGCCGCGCAGGACCAGGCGCGCGCCGAGGAGCGACTCCTGGTCACGGTCGAGCTGGCCTACGGCACGGCCGCGGAGACGGTGATCGCTGCCACCAAGGACGGCGGACTGCTCCGTGGGGAGGTGCTCGCCCGATGGCAGGACGTGGTGGGCACCAGCGACATGATGCGGGCGATCGAACGTGGGGTCGGCCGCACCCGGGACCGGGTCACGGCATTCCTGCGCGGAGGGTCCGCATCCGCGCACCAGGCCGAGGTGGCGATTGCGCACGGACTCGCGGCGGTGGCACTCGACGCCGTCGAAGGAGCGCGGGAGGCGGTGCGGACCGGATGGCGCGTCGACCCCGCGGGCGCGGACCTCCTGGACGCGATCGAGCACGGCACCTCCCTTACCCCGGCCGGTAGCGCCGAGTTGCGCGAGCGCATCGAGCGGGAGATCCGGGAGTGGCAGGGTGAGGTCCTCGACCTGGTGCGCGAGCAGGGATCGAGCAGGCGCGGTCTCGCCCGAGCCCTGAGCTTCGGGGTGAACGGGCTCGGCGTGGCGCTGATGCTCCTGGTGTTCGCGGGTACCGGTGGACTCACCGGCGCAGAGGTCGGGATCGCTGGTGGCACCGCCGTGTTGGCGCAGAAGGTGCTCGAGGCGGCGTTCGGAGACGACGCCGTACGCCGACTCACCGCGACGGCGCAGGCGAGCCTGGACCGTCGCCTGGTGGGTCTGATCGCCGCCGATGCGGATGCTGTGGAGGCGATCGTCCGCCGTGAACAGGTGGATGCGGATGCTCCCGAGCGACTCCGCCTGGTGGCCGCAGAGATCGCCTCCGCGCTGCAGGGCGACCGCCGGGAGTCGGCGGCCGCCAGGGTCGACGCGGGCAGCGAGCCCCGGCCGGCAGAGTCAGGCGAGGTCACCCGGTTGCGCGGCGCGGGTGCGCGCGGTGCCGTTGCTCCGCCCGCTCCCGCGATGCCCGGCCGGGCCGCGTCAGATCCGGCGCCCAGGCGCGGTTGGTTCGCTCGACTGTTCGGCAGGGGAGGCCGGGGATGA